A genomic segment from Fundulus heteroclitus isolate FHET01 chromosome 6, MU-UCD_Fhet_4.1, whole genome shotgun sequence encodes:
- the LOC105925208 gene encoding profilin-2 isoform X1, translated as MSWQSYVENLMADGSCQDSAIVGYTDAKYVWAAHAGGTFNNITSQEIDVLVGKDRESFYTNGLTLGSKKCSVLRDSLHDDGDWTMDIRTKSQGGEPTYNISVGRAGKVLVLVMGKEGVHGGGLNKKAYSMAKYLRDSGF; from the exons ATGTCTTGGCAAAGCTACGTGGAAAACCTGATGGCCGATGGCAGCTGTCAGGATAGCGCCATTGTTGGGTATACGGACGCCAAATATGTGTGGGCAGCGCATGCCGGTGGCACATTCAACAACATAACG TCTCAGGAAATTGACGTCCTTGTTGGTAAGGACAGGGAGTCGTTTTACACAAACGGTCTCACTCTGGGCTCCAAGAAGTGTTCCGTCCTCAGAGACAGCCTCCATGATGACGGCGACTGGACGATGGACATCCGGACAAAGAGCCAGGGAGGAGAACCCACGTATAATATTTCTGTAGGAAGAGCTGGAAAAG TTTTGGTTCTTGTAATGGGCAAAGAAGGGGTCCATGGAGGCGGCTTGAATAAGAAGGCTTACTCGATGGCAAAATACTTGAGAGATTCGGGGTTTTAA
- the LOC105925208 gene encoding profilin-2 isoform X2: MSWQSYVENLMADGSCQDSAIVGYTDAKYVWAAHAGGTFNNITSQEIDVLVGKDRESFYTNGLTLGSKKCSVLRDSLHDDGDWTMDIRTKSQGGEPTYNISVGRAGKVLVLVMGKEAVHGGNLNKKAHAMAEYLRKSGY; the protein is encoded by the exons ATGTCTTGGCAAAGCTACGTGGAAAACCTGATGGCCGATGGCAGCTGTCAGGATAGCGCCATTGTTGGGTATACGGACGCCAAATATGTGTGGGCAGCGCATGCCGGTGGCACATTCAACAACATAACG TCTCAGGAAATTGACGTCCTTGTTGGTAAGGACAGGGAGTCGTTTTACACAAACGGTCTCACTCTGGGCTCCAAGAAGTGTTCCGTCCTCAGAGACAGCCTCCATGATGACGGCGACTGGACGATGGACATCCGGACAAAGAGCCAGGGAGGAGAACCCACGTATAATATTTCTGTAGGAAGAGCTGGAAAAG TATTGGTTTTAGTCATGGGAAAGGAGGCGGTCCATGGTGGGAATCTTAACAAGAAAGCACATGCAATGGCTGAGTACCTGAGGAAGTCTGGATACTAA